One stretch of Miscanthus floridulus cultivar M001 chromosome 18, ASM1932011v1, whole genome shotgun sequence DNA includes these proteins:
- the LOC136524435 gene encoding uncharacterized protein, producing the protein MQRGATSTRAVPKEPVAQGEATESATKQAEEEEEPTPREAEACESDGAKAPSVAEATEGEAEALWTSEAEAAEAEALRASEAKAAGARAPQTTEVEAVEASLGMVEPVGQDADMGVGQASVLPPVQGPPPS; encoded by the coding sequence aTGCAACGTGGCGCTACGTCGACGAGGGCCGTCccaaaggagccggtcgcccagggagaggctaccgagtcggccacgaagcaagcggaggaggaggaggagcctacgccccgtgaggccgaggcctgcgagtcagatggggccaagGCGCCCTCAGtcgccgaggccaccgagggcgaggccgaggccctctGGACTTCTGAGGCCGAGGCGGCGGAGGCCGAGGCCCTCAGGGCTTCGGAGGCCAAAGCGGCGGGCGCCAGGGCTCCCCAAACTACCGAGGTCGAGGCGGTGGAGGCCAGTTTGGGCATGGTGGAACCGGTGGGCCAGGATGCGGATATGGGGGTGGGGCAAGCTTCAGTACTGCCCCCGGTCCAAGGCCCGCCGCCGTCATAG